Within the Dialister hominis genome, the region TGCCTCTTGAATGAATCATAGTGACACAGTAAGGAAAAATCCCCTCCATCCGCCGGCAATTCAAAATAGGACTCTTACCCAAGGAGAGTCCGGAAAATCCCCGTCGCCCGCACGACGGGGATTTTTCCTGCCCGTTTATCATACCTTGTAGCAGGGTATTGTATGAGCGTAGTATAATGAGGAGTAATGTCCGAGGGGAATTTCTCCTCCATATTCCCATAAGAAAGCAAGCCAAATGGCTGCCATAAGGAGTCAAATTATATGCGTATCGCTATTATCGGAGCGGGGCATCTGGGCTATATTATCGCGGAATTTCTTTCCAACGAGCAGTATGACGTCGTCGTCGTCGATTCGGGTGAATCGAAGCTGGATGCGATCCGCGACGCGCTGGACGTACTGACGATCCATGCCGACGGCACGAGCCCGTCTTTTATGCGTGACGAAGATATGAAAGGCACGGATATCGTCGTCGCCGTCACCGCCATCGATGAAGTGAACATCATCGCCTGCATCCTCGCCAAGAAGAACGGCATCCCCCATACCATCGCGCGTATCAGGGACCCGAAGTTCCTTGCCGAACCGCCGTCCTACATCAGAGAAAATTTCGACATCGACCTTCTCTTAAGTCCTGAGCTCATCACCGCGCGTGAAATCAACCGCATCCTGATGACGCCTTCGGCACTGAATGTCGAAGACTTCGCAGAAGGCAAGGTACGCCTCATGGAAACGAAACTGGGACCGCGTTCCCCGCTTCTCCATATCCCGCTGAAGGATCTGCGCCTGCCGCAGTCTGTCCTGATCGCTATGATTTTCCGCGATCACAGGATGATCATCCCTCACGGCAATGACGTGCTGCTGCCGCTCGATAACGTCTATTTCCTGGGAAATCCGGAAACTGTCGCCGAGCTTCCGCAGAATGTCGGGGCCGCCAATTACCAGCACCGCATCCGCCGCGCTCTCATCATCGGGGCCGGCCGCACGGGGCAGATTCTCGCCCCCATGCTGGAAGAACAGGGCATTTCCGTCAAAGTCATCGATAACGACAGGGACCACTGCCGCCTCGTCGCTTCCCGCCTGAAGAAGGGCATCGTCCTTTACGGCGACGGGACCGACATCGATCTTCTGAAGCAGGAAGGCGTTGAGGATGCGGATATCGTCATCTGTATCA harbors:
- the trkA gene encoding Trk system potassium transporter TrkA, with translation MRIAIIGAGHLGYIIAEFLSNEQYDVVVVDSGESKLDAIRDALDVLTIHADGTSPSFMRDEDMKGTDIVVAVTAIDEVNIIACILAKKNGIPHTIARIRDPKFLAEPPSYIRENFDIDLLLSPELITAREINRILMTPSALNVEDFAEGKVRLMETKLGPRSPLLHIPLKDLRLPQSVLIAMIFRDHRMIIPHGNDVLLPLDNVYFLGNPETVAELPQNVGAANYQHRIRRALIIGAGRTGQILAPMLEEQGISVKVIDNDRDHCRLVASRLKKGIVLYGDGTDIDLLKQEGVEDADIVICITSDERLNMMMALLAKHLGARQTIVRVVRTEYVALMQQVGVDIVLATRLLAAGEVLSFVRSGSIERVSLLEGACVQAAEIIASCRKALRSTDAA